The Blattabacterium cuenoti genome includes a region encoding these proteins:
- a CDS encoding succinate dehydrogenase cytochrome b subunit, producing the protein MIKSVQSVNKGNFFRSSIGKKVVMATTGIFLMIFLLLHLCVNLFLFSGEESFNEAVSFMRKNLFVRIMEYALATGFLIHILFGVKLHFKNKRVKGEVDYAMNTHLTTSFSSRTMIYTGVLILCFLILHLINFMIPMKYSNHHLTSDYNIVISLFKNPLYTFIYVFSFFILGIHLNHGFQSSFQSLGLSNKKRLIWIQKFGSFYFWIICSGFSIIAIWFFFNGN; encoded by the coding sequence ATGATCAAGTCAGTTCAGTCAGTGAATAAGGGTAATTTCTTTAGATCTTCTATTGGAAAAAAAGTGGTTATGGCAACTACAGGGATTTTTTTAATGATTTTCTTACTATTGCATTTGTGTGTCAATCTTTTTCTTTTTTCAGGAGAAGAATCTTTTAATGAAGCTGTTTCTTTTATGAGAAAAAATTTATTTGTTCGAATTATGGAATATGCTCTTGCTACAGGTTTTTTGATTCACATTTTATTTGGAGTAAAATTGCATTTTAAAAATAAGAGAGTAAAAGGAGAAGTAGATTATGCTATGAATACTCATTTAACTACTTCATTTAGCAGCCGGACAATGATATATACAGGAGTTTTGATCTTATGTTTTTTAATTTTACATCTCATAAACTTCATGATCCCCATGAAATATTCAAATCATCATTTAACTTCGGATTATAATATAGTTATTTCTTTATTTAAAAATCCTTTGTACACATTCATATATGTATTTTCCTTTTTTATTTTAGGAATTCATTTGAATCATGGATTTCAGTCTTCTTTCCAATCTTTAGGATTGTCCAATAAAAAGAGATTGATTTGGATACAGAAATTTGGTTCTTTTTATTTTTGGATCATTTGTTCTGGATTTTCTATTATCGCTATTTGGTTTTTTTTCAATGGTAATTAA
- a CDS encoding fumarate reductase/succinate dehydrogenase flavoprotein subunit, with the protein MTKNYLKLNSKVPARGTINQKWENHKSTLKLVSPNNRSNMEIIVVGTGLAGGSACASLSELGYKVKAFCYQDSPRRAHSVAAQGGINASKNYKGDNDSIYQLFYDTIKGGDYRSREANVYRLSEISSNIIDQCVAQGVPFARDYAGYLETRSFGGTKVSRTFYAKGQTGQQLLLSCYSAMSRQIGKGRIKMYNRHEMLDLVIIEGVARGIIARDLISGKIERHTAHAVIIASGGYGNVFFLSTNAMGSNASAIWKVHKKGGFFANPCYTQIHPTCIPVHGSYQSKLTLMSESLRNDGRIWVPKKLEDAISVRNGIKKPENISEEERDYYLERRYPSFGNLVPRDVASRAAKERCDKGFGIEENEAKEGVFLDFHSSIKKYGKEKANELGIINPRESEKMNFGEEVLESKYGNLFHMYEKITNQNPYKNPMKIYPAVHYTMGGLWVDYNLMSSIPGCYVIGEANFSDHGSNRLGASALMQGLADGYFILPYTIADYLSRYIIVSKKISTQHKEFDNSEKKVKDRIKKLVQNNGSMSVDFFHKRLGNIMWEHVGMSRNHVGLSKAIKRIQELRDEFWKNVFVPGKIEDGLNSELEKAGRVADFLELGELMAMDALNRKESCGSHFREEYQTKEGEALRDDLHYKYVSVWEYIENKSVSNEIMHKENLNYTFVKVQSRSYK; encoded by the coding sequence ATGACTAAAAATTATTTGAAGTTAAATTCAAAAGTTCCAGCACGTGGGACTATCAATCAAAAATGGGAAAATCACAAGTCAACTTTAAAATTAGTATCTCCTAATAACAGATCTAATATGGAAATTATTGTTGTAGGAACTGGATTAGCTGGAGGTTCTGCTTGTGCTTCATTATCTGAATTGGGTTATAAGGTTAAAGCTTTTTGTTATCAAGATTCTCCTAGAAGAGCACATTCTGTAGCAGCTCAAGGCGGAATCAATGCTTCTAAAAATTATAAAGGAGATAATGATTCTATTTATCAACTTTTTTATGATACAATTAAAGGAGGGGATTACAGATCTAGAGAGGCTAATGTTTATCGTTTATCGGAAATTTCTTCTAATATTATTGATCAATGTGTAGCTCAAGGGGTTCCATTTGCTCGTGATTATGCTGGATATTTAGAAACTAGATCTTTTGGTGGAACAAAAGTTTCCAGAACTTTTTATGCAAAAGGACAAACAGGTCAACAACTGTTATTATCTTGTTATTCTGCTATGTCTAGACAAATAGGAAAAGGTAGAATTAAGATGTATAATCGTCATGAAATGCTTGATTTAGTAATTATAGAAGGTGTAGCTAGAGGGATTATTGCTAGAGATTTGATTTCTGGAAAAATAGAAAGGCATACAGCACACGCTGTAATAATAGCATCAGGAGGTTATGGAAATGTATTTTTCTTATCCACTAACGCAATGGGATCTAATGCAAGCGCTATATGGAAAGTTCATAAAAAAGGAGGATTTTTTGCTAATCCTTGTTACACACAAATACATCCTACTTGTATTCCAGTGCATGGAAGTTATCAATCTAAATTAACGTTGATGTCTGAATCATTGAGAAATGATGGACGAATATGGGTCCCCAAAAAATTGGAAGACGCTATTTCTGTTAGAAATGGAATTAAAAAGCCTGAAAATATAAGTGAAGAAGAAAGAGATTATTACCTAGAAAGACGTTATCCTTCATTTGGAAATCTTGTCCCAAGAGATGTTGCTTCCAGAGCTGCTAAAGAACGCTGTGACAAAGGATTTGGAATAGAAGAAAATGAGGCCAAAGAAGGTGTGTTTTTAGATTTTCATTCTTCCATAAAGAAATATGGAAAAGAAAAAGCGAATGAACTTGGAATTATAAACCCTAGGGAGTCAGAAAAAATGAATTTTGGAGAAGAGGTCTTAGAATCTAAATATGGAAATTTATTTCATATGTATGAAAAAATTACCAATCAAAATCCTTACAAAAATCCTATGAAGATTTATCCTGCAGTTCATTATACAATGGGTGGTTTGTGGGTAGACTACAATTTAATGTCATCCATTCCTGGATGTTATGTTATAGGGGAAGCTAACTTTTCTGATCATGGATCTAATAGACTTGGAGCATCTGCATTAATGCAAGGATTAGCTGATGGATATTTTATTTTGCCATACACCATTGCAGATTATTTATCTAGATACATAATAGTTTCAAAAAAAATATCTACACAACATAAAGAATTTGATAATTCAGAAAAGAAAGTAAAAGACAGAATTAAAAAACTTGTTCAAAACAATGGGAGCATGTCTGTTGATTTTTTTCATAAAAGACTTGGAAATATTATGTGGGAACATGTAGGAATGAGCAGAAATCATGTTGGATTATCTAAAGCCATAAAAAGGATACAAGAACTTCGTGATGAATTTTGGAAAAATGTTTTTGTTCCTGGAAAAATAGAGGATGGATTAAATTCTGAATTAGAAAAAGCTGGACGTGTAGCTGATTTTTTAGAATTGGGGGAATTGATGGCTATGGATGCTTTAAATAGAAAAGAATCTTGTGGAAGTCATTTCAGAGAAGAATATCAAACGAAAGAAGGAGAAGCTCTTCGAGATGATCTTCATTATAAATATGTATCCGTATGGGAATATATAGAAAATAAGTCTGTTAGTAATGAAATTATGCATAAAGAAAATTTAAATTATACTTTTGTGAAAGTGCAATCACGTTCTTATAAATAG
- a CDS encoding succinate dehydrogenase/fumarate reductase iron-sulfur subunit codes for MKKLLNFKLKIWRQKNNKEKGYFKTYQVYDISPNSSFLEMLDLLNNQIICEKKESSTIAFDHDCREGICGMCSLYINGRAHGPDNLITTCQLHMRRFRNGETIYIEPWRAKPFPIIKDLVVDRSSFDRIIISGGFISVNTLGKTIDGNMIPIPKDEADKAFDAATCIGCGACVSACKNRSAMLFVSAKVSQFSFLPQGKIERKKRVLNMVNKMDEEGFGSCTNTRACEGECPKGISTEYISLMNKEYICSFTT; via the coding sequence ATGAAAAAACTTCTGAATTTCAAATTAAAAATATGGAGACAAAAAAATAATAAAGAAAAAGGTTATTTTAAAACTTATCAAGTTTATGATATATCTCCTAACAGTTCTTTTTTAGAAATGCTAGATCTTTTGAACAATCAAATTATATGTGAGAAGAAGGAATCTTCTACTATAGCATTTGATCATGATTGTCGTGAAGGAATTTGTGGAATGTGTTCTTTATATATCAATGGAAGAGCTCATGGTCCAGATAATTTAATTACTACTTGTCAATTACACATGCGTCGTTTTCGGAATGGAGAGACTATATATATTGAACCTTGGAGAGCTAAACCTTTTCCTATAATTAAGGATCTTGTTGTAGATAGATCATCTTTTGATAGAATAATTATATCAGGTGGTTTTATTTCTGTAAACACATTAGGAAAAACAATAGATGGAAATATGATTCCTATTCCAAAAGATGAAGCAGATAAAGCTTTTGACGCGGCTACATGTATTGGTTGTGGAGCCTGTGTTTCTGCATGTAAAAATAGATCAGCCATGTTATTTGTTTCAGCAAAAGTTTCACAATTTTCCTTTCTTCCTCAAGGGAAAATAGAAAGAAAAAAGAGAGTATTAAATATGGTGAATAAAATGGATGAAGAAGGTTTTGGTTCTTGTACTAATACTAGAGCATGTGAAGGAGAATGTCCAAAAGGAATATCGACAGAGTATATTTCTTTGATGAATAAAGAATACATTTGTTCATTCACTACTTAA
- a CDS encoding acetyl-CoA carboxylase carboxyltransferase subunit alpha has translation MEYLDFEKPIQEIKDQYIKCVLIEKKSGIDMKEVCAQLQSKLEKTIKKLHKNLTPWQRVQLSRHPNRPYTLDYIQSITKSFVELHGDRHFGDDKAIVGGFGKIEDKTFMLIGTQKGKNTKDRQYRRFGMPNPEGYRKALRLMKLAEKFRKPVVTLVDTPGAFPGIEAEKRGQGEAIGKNIYEMMCLKVPIIVLIIGEGASGGALGIGIGDKVSMMENSWFSVISPESCSTILWGKWEKKEKSSEALKLTAEDMYKLNLIDDIIKEPLGGAHFCPKKAYKIVKKKIIKYDKQLSIIDIESLIRKRKNKYISMGYFDE, from the coding sequence ATGGAATACTTAGATTTTGAAAAACCTATACAAGAAATTAAGGATCAGTATATTAAATGTGTTCTTATAGAAAAGAAAAGTGGAATAGACATGAAAGAAGTTTGTGCCCAATTACAATCTAAATTGGAAAAAACAATTAAAAAGTTGCACAAAAATTTAACTCCTTGGCAAAGAGTTCAATTATCTAGACATCCAAATAGACCTTATACTTTAGATTATATACAGTCTATAACGAAATCTTTTGTCGAGTTACATGGAGATCGTCATTTTGGAGATGACAAAGCCATAGTTGGAGGTTTTGGGAAAATAGAAGATAAGACTTTTATGTTGATAGGAACACAGAAAGGAAAAAACACTAAGGACAGACAATACAGAAGATTTGGAATGCCTAATCCTGAAGGATATAGAAAAGCTTTGCGTCTTATGAAACTAGCGGAAAAATTTCGAAAACCTGTTGTTACTCTTGTTGATACACCAGGAGCTTTTCCTGGAATTGAAGCGGAAAAAAGAGGTCAAGGAGAAGCTATTGGAAAAAATATTTATGAAATGATGTGTTTAAAAGTTCCGATTATTGTTTTAATTATAGGTGAAGGGGCTAGTGGAGGCGCTTTAGGAATTGGAATAGGTGATAAAGTTTCTATGATGGAAAATTCATGGTTTTCTGTTATTTCTCCTGAAAGTTGTTCCACAATTCTTTGGGGAAAATGGGAAAAAAAAGAAAAATCATCAGAAGCATTAAAATTAACGGCAGAAGATATGTATAAGTTAAATCTTATAGATGATATTATTAAAGAACCTTTAGGAGGAGCTCATTTTTGTCCAAAAAAAGCGTATAAGATAGTTAAAAAAAAGATCATAAAATATGATAAACAATTATCTATTATTGATATAGAATCTCTTATTAGAAAAAGAAAAAATAAGTATATTTCCATGGGTTATTTTGATGAATAA
- the rny gene encoding ribonuclease Y has translation MKINVGFSVFMGFVIGIIISYFFGKKTILRKYIQLLDKANFQSKKIIKNAEKEGESIKKKKMLQAKEKFIELKSKHEKDVHLRERKIIDIENKTKEKENRLSREIEIYFKRNNRLETQIHDYEKKSKFLKNKQEEFKNMHIKQIELLEKISNYSSEEAKNELIEILKSEAKIKAQSHIQNIIEESQLTAKIEATKIVIQAIQRIGTEQAVENAVSVFNIGSDDVKGRIIGREGRNIRALEKATGVEIIVDDTPEAILLSCFNPIRREVARLALHKLVIDGRIHPARIEEIVAKTEKQIEEEIVEIGKKNIIDLGIHGIHPELIRMIGRMKYRSSYGQNLLQHSREVAHLSGILASELGLNAKLAKRAGLLHDIGKVPESESELPHAILGMQWAEKYGENMEVCNAIGSHHDEIEMKVLISPIVQVSDSISGARPGVRRNTFESYSKRLKNLENIAFSFDGVNKAFAIQAGRELRVLVESNKIDDKKAFQLSCDITEKIKNEMTYPGQIKVTVIRETRAVQIAR, from the coding sequence ATGAAAATAAATGTTGGATTTTCGGTTTTCATGGGGTTTGTGATTGGAATTATTATATCTTATTTTTTTGGAAAAAAAACCATATTAAGAAAATATATTCAATTATTAGATAAAGCTAATTTTCAATCTAAAAAAATCATAAAAAATGCGGAAAAAGAAGGTGAATCCATAAAAAAAAAGAAAATGCTTCAAGCAAAAGAAAAATTTATAGAACTTAAATCAAAACATGAAAAAGATGTTCATCTTAGAGAGAGAAAAATAATAGACATAGAAAATAAAACAAAAGAAAAAGAAAATAGATTGTCTAGAGAAATAGAAATTTACTTTAAAAGAAACAATCGTTTAGAAACACAAATCCATGATTATGAAAAAAAGTCTAAGTTTCTGAAAAATAAACAAGAAGAATTTAAAAATATGCACATAAAGCAAATAGAATTGCTTGAAAAAATATCTAACTATTCTTCTGAAGAAGCTAAAAACGAATTGATTGAAATTCTTAAAAGTGAAGCAAAAATCAAAGCACAATCTCACATTCAAAATATTATAGAAGAATCACAGTTAACTGCAAAAATAGAAGCTACAAAAATTGTGATTCAAGCTATTCAAAGAATTGGAACAGAACAAGCCGTAGAAAACGCTGTATCTGTTTTTAATATAGGATCAGATGATGTTAAAGGTCGTATCATTGGTAGAGAAGGAAGAAATATAAGAGCTTTAGAAAAAGCAACAGGAGTAGAAATTATTGTAGATGACACTCCAGAAGCTATTCTTTTATCTTGCTTCAATCCTATTCGTAGAGAAGTAGCTAGATTAGCTCTTCACAAATTAGTGATTGATGGACGAATCCATCCTGCAAGGATAGAAGAGATAGTAGCAAAAACGGAAAAACAAATTGAAGAAGAAATAGTAGAAATAGGAAAAAAGAATATAATAGATTTAGGAATTCATGGGATTCATCCAGAATTAATAAGAATGATAGGAAGAATGAAATATCGATCTTCTTATGGTCAGAACCTGTTACAACATTCTAGAGAAGTAGCACATTTGTCAGGAATATTAGCTTCTGAATTGGGGTTGAATGCAAAGTTAGCGAAACGTGCAGGTCTATTACATGATATAGGAAAAGTTCCTGAAAGCGAATCAGAACTTCCTCATGCTATTTTAGGAATGCAATGGGCAGAGAAATATGGAGAAAATATGGAAGTTTGTAATGCTATAGGATCACATCATGATGAAATAGAGATGAAAGTTCTAATATCTCCTATAGTACAAGTTTCAGATTCCATTAGTGGAGCTCGTCCTGGAGTAAGAAGGAATACTTTCGAATCCTATTCAAAAAGACTAAAAAACTTGGAAAATATAGCCTTTAGTTTTGATGGAGTTAATAAAGCCTTTGCTATACAAGCAGGAAGAGAATTACGTGTTTTAGTAGAGAGCAATAAAATTGATGATAAAAAAGCTTTTCAGTTATCTTGTGATATAACAGAAAAAATAAAGAATGAGATGACTTATCCTGGTCAAATAAAAGTAACAGTGATTAGAGAAACAAGAGCCGTGCAAATAGCTAGATAA
- a CDS encoding cysteine desulfurase family protein translates to MKRAYLDNAATTPVRNEVIKVMVNALKYSFGNPSSVQHSYGREAFSIIEESRIRIAKNIMASPSEIIFTSGGTEANNLVLRSSILYLGVKHILTSQLEHFSVLKTVLDLSNKDKVCVNFIQIQEKGVLNLNHMEDLLKRNSSKKTLVSLMYANNEIGNLLEVDKVIFLCQKYNAYFHSDTIQIIGNFPIDMKKLSFDFATASAHKFYGPKGVGFVFIRNHIIKKIKHFITGGFQEYGIRSGTENTYGIAGLSKALQLSSCNFLHHTKKIQDLKLYCISELKKIIPNIIFNGLSFCPDQSIPSILNFLYPTKKKDYLLYFHLDLMGVSVSNGSSCNNNVKKMSHVIQSITNEKLLNKMMPIRISFGIFNEKKDIDLLIEALQKIRKQKNLS, encoded by the coding sequence ATGAAAAGAGCATATTTAGATAATGCGGCTACAACTCCTGTCAGGAATGAAGTCATAAAAGTCATGGTAAATGCATTAAAGTATTCATTCGGAAATCCTTCTTCCGTACAACATAGTTATGGAAGAGAAGCTTTTTCTATAATAGAAGAATCTAGAATTCGTATAGCAAAGAACATTATGGCATCTCCTTCTGAAATTATTTTTACTTCTGGAGGAACTGAGGCAAATAATCTTGTATTAAGATCTTCTATATTATACTTAGGAGTAAAGCATATTTTGACTTCTCAATTAGAACATTTTTCTGTTTTAAAAACTGTTTTAGATTTATCTAACAAAGATAAAGTCTGTGTGAATTTCATTCAAATTCAAGAAAAAGGAGTTCTTAATTTAAATCATATGGAAGATCTTTTAAAAAGAAATTCTTCTAAAAAAACACTTGTAAGTTTAATGTATGCAAACAATGAAATTGGAAATTTGTTGGAGGTCGATAAAGTTATATTTTTATGTCAAAAATACAATGCTTATTTTCATTCAGATACGATTCAGATTATCGGGAATTTTCCTATTGATATGAAAAAATTATCTTTCGATTTTGCCACTGCAAGTGCCCATAAGTTCTATGGACCAAAAGGAGTAGGTTTTGTTTTTATTCGAAATCATATTATAAAAAAAATAAAACATTTTATTACTGGAGGGTTTCAGGAATATGGAATTCGTTCTGGAACAGAAAATACATATGGAATAGCAGGCCTTTCAAAAGCTTTGCAGTTATCTTCTTGTAATTTTTTACATCACACGAAGAAAATACAAGATTTAAAACTTTATTGTATTTCAGAATTGAAAAAAATTATCCCAAATATTATTTTCAACGGACTATCATTTTGTCCTGATCAAAGTATTCCTTCCATATTAAATTTTTTATATCCAACAAAAAAAAAAGATTATTTATTATATTTTCATTTGGATTTAATGGGGGTCTCCGTTTCTAACGGAAGTTCTTGTAATAATAACGTGAAGAAAATGTCTCATGTCATTCAATCGATCACAAATGAAAAATTACTAAATAAAATGATGCCTATTAGAATTTCTTTTGGAATTTTTAATGAAAAAAAAGATATAGATTTATTAATAGAAGCCCTACAAAAAATCAGAAAACAAAAAAATTTATCGTAA
- the dnaB gene encoding replicative DNA helicase: MNHMNWIRQGEDNNFQKGKIPPQALDLEEAVIGAIMIDKKGLDEIIDILFPEVFYKKAHQEIFGAVQRLYHHSKPIDLYTVSNELRKIGKLELVGGEFYLIELTQKVISSAHIEYHSRIILQKFFLRKLISISSDIIQKCYEDSTDVFDLLDHAESKLFEINQKYLITKKYETTQCLIKKAIDKIKKAEKEGLSGISSGFHNLDHITSGWQNSDLIILASRPGMGKTTFMLSMVKNIAVQQKIPVLIFSLEMSSIQLITRLISSETGISSEKIKRASLSSSDWECLINKTKNLKNAPLFIDDTPSLSIFSFRAKCRRSISQNGIKLILIDYMQLMVINDHGSKLQNREQEISVISRNLKSISKELDIPIIALSQLSRAVETRGGSKRPLLSDLRESGAIEQDADIVLFIYRPEYYGFKTWDSDEENDSCIGQAEIIIAKHRNGGLDKFRLKFISDQAKFINLEEKERTSLIWEEDYKKNILDQENLFLSPYGDFDNENYLDEDIK, encoded by the coding sequence ATGAATCATATGAATTGGATCAGACAAGGAGAAGATAATAATTTTCAAAAAGGAAAAATACCACCTCAAGCATTAGATTTGGAAGAAGCCGTAATAGGAGCAATAATGATAGATAAAAAGGGGTTAGATGAAATTATTGATATACTTTTTCCTGAAGTTTTTTATAAAAAAGCACATCAAGAAATATTTGGTGCTGTGCAAAGATTATATCATCATTCTAAACCAATTGATTTATATACTGTTTCGAACGAACTTCGTAAGATTGGAAAATTGGAATTAGTAGGAGGAGAATTTTATTTGATAGAATTAACACAAAAAGTTATTTCTTCTGCACATATAGAGTACCATAGTCGAATAATATTACAAAAGTTCTTTTTAAGAAAATTAATCAGTATATCTTCTGATATAATTCAAAAATGTTATGAGGATAGTACAGATGTATTTGATCTTTTAGATCATGCAGAATCAAAACTTTTTGAGATTAACCAGAAATATTTAATCACAAAAAAATATGAAACTACTCAATGTCTTATCAAAAAAGCTATTGATAAAATAAAAAAAGCAGAAAAAGAAGGATTAAGTGGAATTTCTTCTGGATTTCACAATCTGGATCATATTACTTCCGGATGGCAAAATTCTGATTTAATAATACTAGCTTCTAGGCCTGGTATGGGAAAAACAACCTTTATGTTGTCCATGGTTAAAAATATTGCAGTACAACAAAAGATTCCAGTTTTAATTTTTTCATTAGAAATGTCTTCTATTCAATTAATAACAAGACTGATTTCATCAGAAACCGGTATTTCTTCAGAAAAAATAAAAAGAGCTAGTTTGTCTAGTTCAGATTGGGAGTGCTTGATTAATAAAACAAAAAATTTGAAGAATGCCCCTTTATTTATAGATGATACTCCTTCTTTATCTATATTTAGTTTTCGTGCAAAATGCCGTCGTTCTATATCTCAGAATGGAATAAAATTAATATTGATAGATTATATGCAATTAATGGTGATCAATGATCATGGTTCTAAATTGCAAAATAGAGAGCAAGAGATCTCAGTTATTTCTAGAAATTTAAAGTCTATATCTAAGGAACTTGATATTCCTATTATAGCTTTATCACAGCTTTCTAGAGCTGTTGAAACAAGAGGAGGAAGTAAACGTCCTTTATTATCTGATTTACGTGAATCAGGAGCGATTGAGCAAGATGCAGACATAGTTTTATTTATATATAGACCAGAGTATTATGGATTTAAAACTTGGGATTCTGATGAAGAGAATGATTCTTGTATTGGTCAAGCAGAAATTATAATAGCTAAACATAGAAATGGAGGGTTGGATAAATTTCGTTTAAAATTTATAAGTGATCAAGCCAAATTTATCAATTTGGAAGAAAAAGAACGGACCTCATTAATTTGGGAAGAGGATTATAAAAAAAATATTCTTGATCAAGAAAATTTATTTTTATCGCCTTATGGTGATTTTGATAATGAAAATTATTTGGATGAGGACATAAAATGA
- a CDS encoding ABC transporter permease — protein MNFEWFFSKKTIWKDSSKNRTFRTIVIITQTTITFGLILSILTFSIGFGFKNIVKDKLLNIRGQVFLEKKNSDFHDENIFFFKKKYINLNYVEKVYKIFEKNIIIGTNKKTERYIYKGLYEDYNPIFFKYFLVEGNFFDKKKNYDCNKNIILSKKISLSLGLNIGSNVKIDFLFFKENGVPSFVSKKFIVSGLYETGIPEFDDLYVIGNIKSIQNIYGWKKDFSEKFEIFLSSFLYKKENIKKKIFKKIPSNFLVKTIYDKKNRDITEWINVFDKNILVISFIIFISLVINMIVFILILLLERIRTIGILKTLGAQNKVIQKIFLFYVLQTFIPSLIIGNTIGITLLILQKKFHLVLLDKIQYFVDFVPICINISHIFIINLSITFICFLTIFFPTLFIINKIPVIKVVEFE, from the coding sequence TTGAATTTTGAATGGTTTTTTTCTAAAAAAACAATTTGGAAAGATTCTAGTAAAAATAGAACTTTTCGAACAATAGTTATAATAACACAAACAACAATAACTTTCGGTTTAATTCTTTCTATTTTAACTTTTTCTATAGGATTTGGATTCAAAAATATTGTAAAAGATAAATTGTTAAATATTAGAGGACAAGTTTTCTTAGAAAAGAAAAATTCAGATTTTCATGATGAAAATATATTTTTTTTTAAAAAAAAATATATTAACTTGAATTATGTGGAAAAAGTTTATAAAATTTTTGAAAAAAACATAATTATTGGAACAAATAAGAAAACAGAAAGGTATATATATAAAGGATTATATGAAGATTATAATCCTATTTTTTTTAAATATTTTTTAGTCGAGGGAAATTTTTTTGACAAAAAAAAAAATTACGATTGCAATAAAAACATTATTTTATCCAAAAAAATATCCTTATCATTAGGATTAAATATTGGATCAAATGTGAAAATAGATTTCCTTTTTTTTAAAGAAAATGGGGTTCCTTCTTTTGTATCCAAAAAATTTATAGTTTCTGGTTTATACGAAACAGGAATTCCAGAATTTGATGATCTATACGTTATTGGAAATATAAAATCTATTCAAAATATTTATGGATGGAAAAAAGATTTTTCAGAGAAATTTGAAATTTTTTTATCTTCTTTTCTTTACAAAAAAGAAAATATTAAGAAAAAAATTTTTAAAAAAATACCTAGTAATTTTTTAGTTAAAACTATCTATGATAAAAAGAATCGTGATATTACAGAATGGATAAATGTATTTGATAAAAATATACTTGTTATTAGTTTTATTATTTTTATATCATTAGTCATAAATATGATTGTATTTATTCTAATCCTTCTTTTGGAAAGAATCAGAACTATAGGTATTTTAAAAACTTTGGGGGCTCAAAATAAGGTTATACAAAAAATATTTTTGTTTTATGTTCTGCAAACATTTATTCCATCATTAATCATAGGAAATACTATAGGGATAACCTTATTGATTCTTCAAAAAAAATTTCATTTAGTATTACTAGACAAAATACAATATTTTGTGGATTTTGTCCCAATTTGTATTAATATAAGCCATATTTTCATTATAAATTTATCTATTACTTTTATTTGTTTTTTGACAATATTTTTTCCTACTTTATTTATTATTAATAAAATTCCTGTTATTAAAGTAGTAGAATTTGAATAA